The genomic stretch GAGGTCTGGAACAAGGTGTGCAGCATGTGGAAGCCGGTCTTGTCGGCAGCGAACCAGGTCCGCATCTTCTTCATCCCGCCGAAGGCGCGCACCGCGATGTGCCCGTCCGGATCGCGGCTCCACGGGCATCCCCAGTGCTCCAGTTGCAGCAGTTCCTGCGGCGACTCGCGGACGAAGGCTTCCACGGCGTCCTGGTCGCACAGCCAGTCGCCTCCGGAGATGGTGTCGTAGGCGTGCTCGTCGAGTGAGTCGCCCGGCTTGACCACGCCGGCCGCGCCTCCTTCGGCCGAGACGGTGTGGCTACGCATGGGATAGACCTTGGAGACCACGGCCACATTCAGTCGCGGATTGACTTCGGCCACGGCGATGGCGGCGCGCAGGCCCGCGCCTCCGCCACCTACCAGGAGCACATCGTGAATCGGAAGATCCATGCTCACCGAAACCCGAGCGGTGAAGCTAGCCCCATGCTCTACCCTTGTCAAGCTTCGCGGACCGGTTCTGCTCGCTGCTCTGGCTGCTTTGTGCTACATTTCTCCGCCGCGCGGGAGGTGATGCCGATGGCGTGGTGGGCCTGGATGGTCCTGGGCTTCATCCTGATCTTCGCGGAGCTGATGGCGCCCGGCAGCTTCTTCTTCTTCTTCTTCGGCCTTTCCGGCGTCATCGTGGGATTGCTCCATCTGGCCCACCTGGCGGGCCAACCCTGGTTGCAGTGGCTGTTGTTCTCCGTGTTTTCCATCGTCGGCGTGGTGCTCTTCCGCAAGCCGCTGATGACCCGCTTCGGCATGTCCCAACCAAAGGAAGTGGACGTACTTGTGGGTGAGGTCGCCAGCGCGCTGGATGACATCGCCGTGAACGTGATCGGCAAGGTAGAGCTGCGCGG from Terriglobales bacterium encodes the following:
- a CDS encoding NfeD family protein; protein product: MAWWAWMVLGFILIFAELMAPGSFFFFFFGLSGVIVGLLHLAHLAGQPWLQWLLFSVFSIVGVVLFRKPLMTRFGMSQPKEVDVLVGEVASALDDIAVNVIGKVELRGTPWTARNIGQTALARGQRCIVERQEGLTLFVRAE